Proteins encoded in a region of the Actinomycetes bacterium genome:
- a CDS encoding RyR domain-containing protein, whose amino-acid sequence RLTEVRPSLVAVVLDDESTALSTALFLHRAIDDPTIPVVVRTRGEAGLGASVSVDDEEGDQRFPGLRLFPMLDRTCSPALVDGGVREQLARALYDDHLVRAQARGVVDPPWAALTDDEREAAREAADGMTDALEENGFELLPLRHWGEPTIVFTPEEAMRLAVRDHDRWRARRGSDGWRYGNVRDARQKVTPQLVAWEGLRPEWHEYNLTRVGAIPSVLARTGFELGRR is encoded by the coding sequence AGCGACTTACCGAGGTCCGGCCCAGCCTGGTCGCCGTCGTGCTGGACGACGAGTCGACAGCCCTGTCGACCGCGCTGTTCCTGCACCGCGCGATCGACGACCCGACGATCCCGGTGGTGGTCCGCACCCGTGGGGAGGCGGGACTGGGCGCGTCGGTCAGCGTGGACGACGAGGAGGGTGACCAGCGCTTCCCGGGCCTGCGGCTGTTCCCCATGCTCGACCGGACCTGCTCGCCGGCGCTCGTGGACGGCGGCGTCCGCGAGCAGCTCGCCCGGGCGCTCTACGACGACCACCTGGTCCGGGCCCAGGCGCGTGGGGTGGTGGACCCGCCCTGGGCCGCGCTGACCGACGACGAACGGGAGGCAGCCCGGGAGGCCGCCGACGGGATGACCGACGCGCTGGAGGAGAACGGCTTCGAGCTGCTCCCGCTCCGCCACTGGGGCGAGCCGACCATCGTGTTCACGCCCGAAGAGGCGATGCGGCTGGCAGTGCGCGACCACGACCGGTGGCGGGCCCGGCGCGGCTCGGACGGCTGGCGCTACGGCAACGTGCGTGACGCCCGCCAGAAGGTGACACCACAGCTGGTCGCCTGGGAGGGCCTGAGGCCGGAGTGGCACGAGTACAACCTCACTCGCGTCGGGGCGATCCCGTCGGTCCTGGCCCGCACCGGGTTCGAGCTGGGCCGTCGCTGA